The Deltaproteobacteria bacterium genome includes a window with the following:
- a CDS encoding TonB-dependent receptor has protein sequence MNQFESDLDGGGRFNTNRLFIKGGVSHKTEHGRSITLALGYGFDRYDFSGESGFAGLQPWDNIHSFRFSVPMRLEYDNHWSVFVIPTIRTTAESDADIDEAFSGGGFAGFSYRFSDKLTIGPGIAVISQIEDDASVFPVLIVNWKITDHLSLGTGRGVGATLGPGLTLNWKATDSLNLSLGGRYERLRFRLDKDGVAPNGIGNDESFPVFGAVSYRFNRKTRASLLAGVNLGGELRLEDEKGNELSESDYDSAVFLGLSFNLSF, from the coding sequence GTGAATCAGTTTGAAAGCGACCTGGACGGAGGTGGCAGATTCAACACGAATCGCCTTTTCATTAAGGGCGGGGTTTCCCATAAGACCGAGCATGGAAGAAGTATCACATTGGCCCTGGGCTACGGTTTTGACCGGTATGATTTTTCGGGCGAAAGTGGCTTTGCCGGTTTGCAGCCCTGGGACAATATCCATTCATTTCGGTTTAGTGTGCCCATGCGATTAGAATATGACAATCATTGGTCTGTTTTTGTCATCCCAACGATCCGTACGACGGCGGAGAGTGACGCCGACATTGATGAGGCGTTCTCCGGGGGCGGTTTTGCCGGATTTTCCTACCGTTTCAGTGACAAACTTACCATCGGTCCGGGTATCGCAGTGATCTCCCAGATCGAAGATGACGCAAGTGTATTCCCCGTCTTGATTGTCAACTGGAAAATCACAGATCACCTGAGCCTGGGAACCGGTCGCGGTGTGGGTGCCACCCTGGGGCCAGGCTTGACGCTGAATTGGAAGGCCACAGACTCCCTGAACCTTTCCCTTGGCGGACGCTATGAACGACTCCGGTTTCGGCTCGACAAGGATGGCGTCGCTCCCAACGGGATCGGAAACGATGAGTCATTTCCTGTTTTTGGCGCTGTCTCTTACCGATTCAACCGGAAAACCCGGGCAAGCCTTCTGGCGGGTGTTAATTTGGGGGGTGAGCTTCGCTTGGAAGATGAAAAGGGAAACGAGCTTAGCGAATCGGACTACGATTCGGCGGTGTTTTTAGGACTTTCCTTCAACCTGTCATTTTAG
- a CDS encoding lipocalin family protein has protein sequence MKKFIFLLSLFCGGCIGIPGDIKPVQSFDVNRYLGTWYEIARLDHSFERGLEQVTAHYSLRQDGGIKVVNRGFNPKTNTWKEAIGKAYFLADPDVASLKVSFFGPFYGGYHIIALDKVNYSYSLVCGPNKSYLWILARKPDMEQSVKSELIKKAKALGFETEKLIHVKQLQG, from the coding sequence ATGAAAAAATTCATTTTTTTATTATCGCTGTTTTGTGGGGGATGTATAGGGATTCCTGGCGATATTAAGCCCGTTCAGAGTTTTGATGTAAATCGTTATCTGGGAACGTGGTACGAAATAGCCAGACTGGATCACTCTTTTGAAAGAGGACTTGAGCAAGTAACGGCACATTACAGCTTGCGACAGGACGGTGGTATCAAGGTCGTCAACAGAGGATTTAATCCAAAAACAAACACTTGGAAAGAGGCAATCGGCAAGGCGTACTTTTTAGCCGATCCAGATGTCGCCAGTCTAAAAGTATCTTTTTTCGGCCCCTTTTATGGTGGATATCATATCATCGCTCTCGACAAGGTAAATTATTCGTATTCTCTCGTTTGCGGCCCCAATAAATCCTATTTGTGGATCTTGGCAAGAAAACCGGATATGGAGCAATCCGTGAAATCGGAGTTGATTAAAAAAGCAAAAGCCCTGGGGTTTGAAACGGAAAAACTCATTCATGTAAAGCAACTGCAAGGTTGA